In one window of Janthinobacterium sp. 1_2014MBL_MicDiv DNA:
- a CDS encoding DUF6328 family protein yields the protein MPHAQHQDEDGQSGDAGDLSDLLSELRILLPGAQMLTAFLIILPFNGGFAKIVQAEKIVFLLTFFLSMTSLVLLSAPAIQHRVMRPLQDRERFKRVADRIMMAGALSLALAFILGTNLVISEVFGHIAGIVACALMGSLILCMWWWLPLHLKHARKI from the coding sequence ATGCCACACGCGCAACACCAGGACGAGGACGGCCAGTCAGGCGACGCAGGCGATTTGTCCGATCTGCTCAGCGAATTGCGCATCCTCCTGCCCGGTGCGCAGATGCTGACGGCCTTCCTCATCATCCTGCCATTCAATGGCGGCTTCGCCAAGATCGTGCAGGCGGAAAAGATCGTCTTCCTGCTGACGTTTTTCCTTTCCATGACCAGCCTGGTGCTGCTCAGCGCGCCAGCCATCCAGCACCGCGTGATGCGCCCGCTGCAAGACCGCGAACGCTTCAAGCGCGTGGCCGACCGCATCATGATGGCCGGGGCGTTGTCGCTGGCGCTGGCGTTTATCCTGGGCACGAACCTGGTGATCTCGGAAGTCTTCGGCCACATCGCCGGCATCGTCGCCTGCGCGCTGATGGGTTCACTCATCCTCTGCATGTGGTGGTGGCTGCCCCTGCATTTGAAGCACGCCAGGAAAATCTAG
- a CDS encoding LysR family transcriptional regulator, which produces MLDIRQLQYFIAVAEEEHVGRAAERLHISQSPLSRQIAQLEDKLGLTLFERSAQRIRLTRDGHTFLAEARAFITHGNRLEALAKRLGRGDEGGLCIGYIENAMHAGVLPDGLRALRATRPQVHIALYNLHSAEQIEGLRQRSLDIALLCEPPLPNDPDLDCAQVLSDPMLLALPETHPLAAKAELTPVDLAGQEWIAVLHKESALKHDNFVAACARAGFTPDIRLEATEPLTALGLVAAGLGMAMIQHSLRQHAPAGVVVRALPWFSYRTPLWLAWHKVNLRPLVGIFRATLLEQAGVAA; this is translated from the coding sequence ATGCTTGATATCCGCCAGTTGCAATACTTCATCGCCGTCGCCGAGGAAGAACACGTGGGGCGCGCCGCCGAGCGCCTGCATATTTCCCAATCCCCGTTGAGCCGGCAGATCGCCCAGCTCGAAGACAAGCTGGGCCTGACCCTGTTCGAGCGCAGCGCCCAGCGCATCCGTTTGACGCGCGACGGTCACACCTTCCTGGCCGAAGCGCGCGCCTTCATTACGCACGGCAACCGCCTGGAAGCGCTGGCGAAACGGCTGGGGCGCGGCGATGAAGGGGGCCTGTGCATCGGCTATATCGAGAACGCCATGCATGCGGGCGTCTTGCCGGACGGCCTGCGCGCCTTGCGCGCCACGCGGCCGCAAGTGCACATCGCCCTGTACAACCTGCATTCGGCCGAGCAGATCGAAGGCTTGCGCCAGCGCAGCCTCGACATCGCCCTGCTGTGCGAACCGCCACTGCCGAATGACCCCGACCTCGATTGCGCGCAGGTGCTGAGCGACCCCATGCTGCTGGCCTTGCCGGAGACGCATCCGCTGGCGGCCAAGGCCGAGCTGACCCCCGTCGACCTGGCGGGCCAGGAATGGATTGCCGTGCTGCACAAGGAAAGCGCGTTGAAACACGATAATTTCGTCGCCGCCTGCGCGCGCGCCGGCTTCACGCCCGATATCCGCCTGGAAGCGACGGAACCGCTGACGGCGCTGGGCCTGGTGGCGGCCGGGCTGGGCATGGCCATGATCCAGCACAGCCTGCGCCAGCACGCGCCGGCCGGCGTCGTCGTGCGCGCCTTGCCATGGTTCAGCTATCGCACGCCGCTGTGGCTGGCCTGGCACAAGGTCAACCTGCGCCCGCTGGTGGGAATTTTCCGCGCAACCTTGCTGGAACAGGCGGGCGTAGCCGCCTAG
- a CDS encoding aldo/keto reductase yields the protein MTIKHLLTGKLGFGTAPLGNMFRNIPEAEALATVDAAWDSGIRYFDTAPFYGAGLAELRLGAALKQRRRDDYVLSTKVGRLILDELEDPAARELGEKGGLFEFGRKNKIVDDYSADATLRSIEDSLKRLDTDRLDIVWVHDIAQDFHGDNWLAQFEIARTGAFRALTRLREEGVIKAWGVGVNKVEPLELTLGLAEAQPDAFLLAGRYTLLDHERALQRLMPAAAAQNVDIVAGGPYSSGILAGGAHFEYQKASPAIIAKVERIKAIAARHGVSVKAAALQFSLANPAVAAVIPGASRPERLAEDLAALTSVIPAAFWQDMRAEQLVSAFAPLPGDAI from the coding sequence ATGACAATCAAACACTTACTGACAGGCAAACTGGGTTTCGGCACGGCGCCGCTGGGCAATATGTTCCGCAACATTCCTGAAGCCGAGGCGCTGGCCACCGTCGACGCGGCCTGGGACAGCGGCATCCGCTACTTCGACACGGCCCCGTTCTACGGCGCCGGCCTGGCCGAGCTGCGCCTGGGCGCGGCCCTGAAACAGCGCCGCCGCGACGATTATGTCTTGAGCACCAAGGTCGGCCGCCTCATCCTCGACGAACTGGAAGACCCGGCTGCCCGCGAACTGGGCGAAAAAGGCGGCTTGTTCGAATTCGGCCGCAAGAACAAGATCGTCGACGATTACTCGGCCGACGCCACCCTGCGCTCGATCGAAGACAGCTTGAAGCGCCTGGACACGGACCGCCTCGACATCGTCTGGGTGCACGACATCGCGCAGGATTTCCACGGCGACAACTGGCTGGCGCAGTTCGAGATTGCCCGCACGGGCGCCTTCCGCGCGCTGACCCGCTTGCGCGAAGAAGGCGTGATCAAGGCCTGGGGCGTGGGCGTGAACAAGGTGGAACCGCTGGAACTGACCCTGGGCCTGGCCGAAGCGCAGCCCGATGCCTTCCTGCTGGCCGGGCGCTACACCCTGCTCGACCATGAACGGGCGCTGCAGCGTCTGATGCCGGCCGCGGCAGCGCAAAACGTCGACATCGTCGCCGGCGGCCCCTACAGCTCGGGCATCCTGGCCGGCGGCGCGCATTTCGAATACCAGAAGGCCTCGCCCGCGATCATCGCCAAAGTGGAACGTATCAAGGCCATCGCCGCCCGCCATGGCGTCAGCGTGAAGGCGGCCGCCCTGCAATTCTCGCTGGCCAACCCGGCCGTGGCCGCCGTGATCCCCGGCGCCAGCCGCCCGGAACGCCTGGCCGAAGACCTGGCGGCATTGACCAGCGTCATCCCCGCCGCCTTCTGGCAGGACATGCGCGCCGAACAGCTGGTGTCGGCCTTCGCCCCGCTGCCAGGCGACGCCATCTAA
- a CDS encoding SRPBCC family protein, with translation MAHTTTSIDIAATPAQVWQLIGGFNSLPDWLPYIPSSTLSEGGRIRHLANPAGDVIVEQLEAYDNAARSYSYSILQAPFPASDYLSTLQVEALAGGDGARVTWSGRFTPVGVSEQEVTELFHGIYAAGLEALQQSLRKSSGN, from the coding sequence ATGGCACATACCACCACCTCGATCGACATTGCCGCCACGCCGGCGCAAGTATGGCAACTGATAGGCGGCTTCAATTCGCTGCCCGACTGGCTGCCCTACATTCCCAGCAGCACCCTCAGTGAGGGTGGCCGCATCCGCCACCTGGCCAACCCGGCCGGCGACGTCATCGTCGAGCAGCTGGAAGCGTACGACAATGCGGCGCGCAGCTACAGCTATTCCATCCTGCAGGCGCCGTTTCCCGCCAGCGATTACTTATCGACCTTGCAAGTGGAAGCACTTGCCGGCGGCGATGGCGCCAGGGTCACCTGGTCGGGCCGCTTTACGCCCGTCGGCGTGAGCGAGCAGGAAGTGACGGAGCTGTTCCACGGCATTTATGCGGCCGGCCTGGAAGCGCTGCAGCAATCGTTGCGCAAGTCATCCGGCAACTAG
- a CDS encoding MFS transporter — MHASVDPLIPRVTAPFGAGYADLALAIGGLAIGTGEFASMSILPVVADDLGTTLPQMSHMISAYALGVVIGAPLITIFLARMPRRLMLICLMLMFAGGNLLSAIAPNYGLLVVARFVAGIPHGAYFGVAALVAAALAEPDKRGQAVARVLMGLTVANIFGVPLATYIGQTLGWRSAFLLVAALGLLTMLMVRIFVPMVAAGDSSPRRELGVFRRLQVWLTLLMVAIGFGGMFAVYTFITPTLLEITKVSPLVISILLAIIGIGMTVGNLIGGWLADRSRLWTIFGVLLWNVAALAAFTYTSSNVWLTAINLFAIGAGIAVAPAVQTRLMDVAGDAQTVAAALNHSAFNIANALGAWAGGIAIAMGMGLRSTGWVGAMLACGGIVVLGISVLVENRSRNLGGVQPA; from the coding sequence ATGCACGCATCCGTAGATCCCCTGATTCCGCGCGTCACCGCGCCTTTTGGCGCCGGTTACGCCGACCTGGCCCTGGCCATCGGCGGCCTCGCCATCGGCACGGGCGAATTCGCCTCCATGAGCATCCTGCCCGTGGTGGCGGACGACCTGGGCACCACCTTGCCGCAGATGAGCCACATGATCAGCGCCTACGCGCTGGGCGTGGTCATCGGCGCGCCCCTGATCACGATCTTCCTGGCGCGCATGCCGCGCCGGCTGATGCTGATCTGTCTGATGCTGATGTTCGCTGGCGGCAACTTGCTTAGCGCCATCGCGCCCAACTACGGCTTGCTGGTCGTCGCCCGTTTCGTCGCCGGCATCCCGCACGGCGCCTATTTCGGCGTGGCGGCGCTGGTGGCGGCCGCGCTGGCCGAACCGGACAAGCGGGGCCAGGCCGTCGCGCGCGTCCTGATGGGCTTGACCGTGGCAAATATCTTCGGCGTGCCGCTGGCCACCTACATCGGCCAGACCCTGGGCTGGCGCTCGGCCTTTTTGCTGGTCGCCGCGCTGGGCCTGCTGACCATGCTGATGGTGCGCATCTTCGTGCCCATGGTCGCCGCCGGCGACTCGAGCCCGCGCCGCGAACTGGGCGTGTTCCGCCGCCTGCAAGTGTGGCTGACCCTGCTGATGGTGGCGATCGGCTTCGGCGGCATGTTCGCCGTCTACACCTTCATCACGCCAACCTTGCTGGAAATCACGAAAGTCTCGCCCCTCGTCATTTCCATCTTGCTGGCCATCATCGGTATCGGCATGACGGTGGGTAATCTGATCGGCGGCTGGCTGGCCGACCGCTCGCGCCTGTGGACCATCTTCGGCGTGCTGCTGTGGAACGTGGCCGCGCTGGCCGCCTTCACCTATACCAGCAGCAATGTGTGGTTGACGGCGATCAACCTGTTCGCCATCGGCGCCGGCATCGCCGTCGCCCCGGCCGTGCAGACGCGCTTGATGGACGTGGCCGGCGACGCGCAAACCGTGGCCGCCGCCCTCAACCATTCCGCCTTCAACATCGCCAACGCGCTGGGCGCCTGGGCCGGCGGCATCGCCATCGCCATGGGCATGGGCTTGCGCTCGACCGGCTGGGTCGGCGCCATGCTGGCCTGCGGCGGCATCGTCGTGCTCGGCATTTCCGTGCTGGTGGAAAATCGCAGCCGCAACCTGGGCGGCGTACAGCCGGCCTGA
- a CDS encoding HAD family hydrolase: MTRKLLIFDLDETLVHASPMALPHAADLLYPPYFVYQRPFIEELLDATRALYDFAVWSSASRNYVDAVVGQVFGVQNELKFAWAVERCVQRVDVVANSYVYIKDLRKVQGQGYAVEHITMLDDSPEKIARQPRNHLRISPYLGQSDDRALLGIIDDLICRAAA, from the coding sequence ATGACAAGAAAACTGTTGATTTTTGACTTAGATGAAACCCTGGTGCACGCCAGTCCTATGGCACTGCCGCACGCGGCAGATTTATTGTATCCACCATATTTTGTCTACCAACGTCCATTTATCGAAGAATTGCTGGATGCTACTCGAGCACTGTATGACTTTGCCGTATGGTCCTCGGCTTCGCGCAATTATGTCGATGCAGTGGTGGGGCAGGTATTTGGCGTGCAGAACGAACTCAAGTTCGCCTGGGCCGTGGAGCGCTGCGTGCAGCGCGTGGATGTGGTGGCGAACAGTTATGTGTACATAAAGGACCTGCGCAAAGTGCAAGGCCAAGGCTATGCCGTCGAGCACATCACCATGCTGGATGACTCGCCCGAGAAAATCGCGCGCCAGCCACGCAATCATTTGCGGATCAGCCCCTATCTAGGCCAGTCGGATGACCGCGCCTTGCTGGGAATCATCGACGATCTGATATGCCGAGCGGCAGCCTGA
- a CDS encoding aspartate/glutamate racemase family protein: MQDKTIGLIGGIGWASTLEYYRLINEMLVARIGPAHSARILLVSIDQADFVAHAAQADSHAIEQFLIGEGRRLQGMGADFFLLCANGAHRFAPAIVPRIGLPFISIVEETAKTVRQSGLRTVGLLGVKQTMAGSFYHQALEQLGIATVTPDADDQDILHDIIYTELVQNIFTDASRKIFLDVIEKLRLQGAQGVILGCTEIPLLIRQGDVDVPLFNTTAIHCEAAVAFALAS, encoded by the coding sequence GTGCAAGACAAGACGATAGGGCTCATCGGCGGCATCGGCTGGGCCTCGACGCTGGAATACTACCGGCTCATCAATGAAATGCTGGTGGCGCGCATCGGGCCCGCGCACAGCGCCCGCATCCTGCTGGTCAGTATCGACCAGGCCGATTTCGTCGCGCATGCGGCGCAAGCGGACTCCCACGCCATCGAGCAATTCCTGATTGGCGAAGGACGGCGCTTGCAAGGCATGGGCGCGGATTTCTTCCTGCTGTGCGCGAATGGCGCGCACCGCTTTGCGCCGGCCATCGTGCCGCGGATCGGCTTGCCGTTCATCAGCATCGTCGAGGAAACGGCGAAAACAGTGCGACAGTCGGGCCTGCGTACGGTGGGCTTGCTGGGTGTCAAGCAGACGATGGCAGGCAGTTTTTATCACCAGGCGCTGGAGCAGCTGGGCATCGCCACGGTGACGCCCGATGCGGACGACCAGGACATCCTCCACGACATTATCTACACGGAACTGGTGCAGAATATCTTTACCGACGCCAGCCGGAAAATCTTCCTGGACGTCATCGAGAAATTGCGGCTGCAGGGCGCGCAGGGCGTGATACTGGGCTGTACGGAGATACCGCTGCTGATCCGGCAGGGCGATGTGGATGTGCCGCTATTTAATACGACGGCCATTCATTGCGAGGCGGCGGTGGCGTTTGCCCTGGCCAGCTGA
- a CDS encoding hybrid sensor histidine kinase/response regulator — translation MPSLPDAHTLFQHAACGLLLCSSDGTIVQANATFCGWLGYGAGELIGKKKLQDLLTIGGRVFHQTHWLPLMQVQGSVSEVLLDMRQRQGQAIPMLFNAVRRVHDGVRYDEIAVFVASDRRKYEQQLQLARTEAGVLNEQLAAADRRKDEFLATLAHELRNPLAPMRNVLEVLRLAQLDDPQLCWARDVLGRQVGHMTHLVDDLMEVSRITRGRLELRRDSVELAPVVEAALHSVAGLVAQSGHSVHVEQWPQAIWLDADATRLGQMIANLLTNAVKYTPPGGAIWLAVGCTASEVRISVRDAGIGIAPEHLETVFDMFSQLEPALSRAQGGLGIGLSLVRGLAELHGGSVSAHSDGVGQGSTFELRLPLPAVPLAPPPPVDRRLLAGTREGKVLVIDDSADAAESLALALDILGYAVQTAYDGAAGMATAQTFLPQVILLDIGLPHMNGYEVARLLRSQPCGRDAILVAVTGWGQDKDRKMASDAGFDLHLTKPVDFYELDAVLQKMLNLA, via the coding sequence ATGCCTTCCTTGCCTGACGCCCATACCCTGTTCCAGCATGCCGCCTGCGGCTTGCTGCTGTGCAGCAGCGACGGCACCATCGTGCAGGCGAACGCCACCTTTTGCGGCTGGCTCGGCTATGGCGCAGGGGAATTGATCGGAAAAAAGAAACTGCAGGACTTGCTGACCATCGGCGGGCGCGTGTTCCACCAGACGCACTGGCTGCCGCTGATGCAGGTGCAGGGCAGCGTCTCGGAAGTGCTGCTCGACATGCGCCAGCGCCAGGGGCAAGCCATCCCCATGCTGTTCAACGCCGTGCGGCGCGTGCACGACGGCGTGCGCTATGACGAGATCGCCGTCTTTGTCGCCAGTGACCGCCGCAAATACGAGCAGCAACTGCAACTGGCGCGCACCGAGGCTGGCGTGCTCAACGAGCAGCTGGCGGCCGCCGACCGGCGCAAGGACGAGTTCCTCGCGACCCTGGCGCACGAGCTGCGCAACCCGCTGGCGCCGATGCGCAACGTGCTGGAAGTATTGCGGCTGGCGCAGCTGGACGATCCGCAACTGTGCTGGGCGCGCGACGTGCTGGGGCGCCAGGTGGGCCACATGACGCACCTGGTCGATGACTTGATGGAAGTGTCGCGCATCACGCGCGGCCGCCTGGAATTGCGCCGCGACAGCGTGGAACTGGCGCCCGTGGTGGAGGCGGCGCTGCACAGCGTGGCGGGCCTGGTCGCGCAGTCCGGCCACAGCGTGCACGTGGAGCAATGGCCGCAAGCCATCTGGCTCGACGCCGACGCCACGCGCCTGGGCCAGATGATCGCCAACCTGCTGACCAACGCCGTCAAGTACACGCCGCCGGGCGGCGCGATCTGGCTGGCCGTCGGCTGCACGGCCAGCGAGGTGCGCATCAGCGTGCGCGACGCGGGCATCGGCATTGCGCCCGAGCACCTGGAAACCGTCTTCGACATGTTTTCCCAGCTGGAGCCGGCCCTGTCGCGCGCCCAGGGCGGCCTGGGCATCGGCCTCTCGCTGGTGCGCGGCCTGGCCGAATTGCACGGCGGCAGTGTCAGCGCGCACAGCGATGGCGTGGGGCAGGGCAGCACGTTCGAGTTGCGCCTGCCGCTGCCCGCCGTGCCGCTGGCGCCGCCGCCTCCTGTCGACCGGCGCCTGCTGGCCGGCACGCGCGAAGGCAAGGTACTCGTCATCGACGACAGCGCCGATGCCGCCGAGAGCCTGGCGCTGGCGCTCGACATCCTCGGCTACGCAGTGCAGACGGCTTACGACGGCGCGGCCGGCATGGCGACCGCGCAAACGTTTCTGCCGCAAGTCATCCTGCTCGACATCGGCCTGCCGCACATGAATGGCTACGAGGTGGCGCGCCTGCTGCGCTCCCAGCCGTGCGGTCGAGATGCCATCCTCGTCGCCGTGACAGGCTGGGGCCAGGACAAGGACCGCAAGATGGCCTCCGACGCGGGGTTTGACTTGCACCTGACCAAGCCCGTGGACTTCTATGAGCTCGATGCGGTGTTGCAAAAGATGCTGAATCTCGCGTAA
- a CDS encoding alpha/beta fold hydrolase encodes MRIEDRHNVRVSEATQAPQAGAAATMVFMHGFGCDQTMWRYLEPLFRPRYRTVLFDLLGSGASDLGAYDFDSYARLDAHGADLRRVIHAVGGGPVICVGHSVSAMSALLASIAEPPLFAAQVMLAPSPCYIDDEAAGYRGGFSRADIDDLLNAMDSNYLGWSAGMAPAIMGAPGQPALGDDLARSFCRTDPAIARHFAQATFLSDHRAVLPRNSTPALVVQCSDDFIAPPSVGHYLREMLPLSSLQVVENVGHCPHMSAPDASYRAIRHFLDGLHL; translated from the coding sequence ATGCGCATAGAAGATCGTCACAATGTCCGCGTCAGCGAGGCCACGCAGGCGCCACAAGCGGGCGCGGCAGCCACCATGGTATTCATGCATGGCTTTGGCTGCGACCAGACCATGTGGCGTTACCTGGAACCGCTGTTCCGCCCGCGCTACCGCACCGTGCTGTTCGACCTGCTCGGCAGTGGCGCGTCCGACCTCGGCGCCTATGATTTCGATAGCTATGCCCGGCTCGACGCCCATGGCGCCGATCTGCGCCGGGTCATCCATGCCGTCGGCGGCGGCCCCGTCATTTGCGTCGGCCATTCCGTCAGCGCCATGAGCGCCTTGCTGGCCAGTATCGCCGAACCGCCGCTGTTTGCCGCACAAGTCATGCTGGCGCCATCGCCATGCTACATCGACGATGAGGCGGCCGGCTACCGTGGCGGCTTCAGCCGCGCCGATATCGACGACTTGCTCAATGCCATGGACAGCAATTACCTGGGCTGGTCCGCCGGCATGGCGCCCGCCATCATGGGGGCGCCGGGGCAGCCCGCGCTGGGCGACGACCTGGCGCGCAGCTTTTGCCGCACCGATCCCGCCATCGCCCGGCATTTCGCGCAAGCGACCTTTCTGTCCGACCACCGCGCCGTCTTGCCGCGCAACAGCACGCCGGCCCTGGTCGTGCAATGCAGCGACGACTTCATCGCGCCGCCGTCCGTGGGACATTACCTGCGCGAGATGTTGCCGCTCAGCAGCCTGCAAGTGGTCGAGAATGTGGGCCATTGCCCGCATATGAGTGCGCCTGACGCCAGCTACCGCGCCATCCGCCACTTTCTCGACGGACTGCACCTGTGA
- a CDS encoding PepSY-associated TM helix domain-containing protein gives MRAFWTVIHRWAGLTIALFLIVAGLTGAITSWDHELDEWLNADIMETPGRGPLQQPFALAQKVAAADPRAQVNYMTLGLEEGHAAAFMVRPLTDPATNKPFVLDYNTVYIDPVTAQITGTRDSTAISLSRRSLMPFLRHLHYSLHVPAFWGTDRWGYWLMGSVALIWLLDSMVALYLTTPRRLRPRAHDEAPRHRDAAGWWQRWKPSWVVRWAAGGYKLNFDLHRAGGLWVWIILIVVAFTSFSLNLYREVFYPVMSLVSTTTPGPYETQTPAPYGTYIEPAIGFEQAVDIAKKQAVQRGITTPIGGIYYGGNYSFYNVSFFDPADEFGTAGMGLSNLYVDGMDGTIIGQHKPWEGTAADVFVQLQFPLHSGRILGMPGRIMMSFMGVMVAMLSVTGIVIWERKRRSRRLQAKKAVKPA, from the coding sequence ATGCGCGCTTTCTGGACTGTCATACACCGCTGGGCCGGCCTGACCATCGCCCTCTTCCTCATCGTTGCCGGACTGACGGGCGCCATCACCTCGTGGGACCACGAACTCGACGAATGGCTCAATGCGGACATCATGGAAACGCCGGGCCGTGGCCCCCTGCAGCAGCCGTTTGCGCTGGCGCAAAAAGTCGCTGCCGCCGACCCGCGCGCGCAAGTCAATTACATGACCCTGGGACTGGAAGAAGGCCACGCCGCGGCCTTCATGGTGCGTCCGCTGACGGATCCGGCCACCAACAAACCGTTCGTGCTCGACTACAACACCGTCTACATCGACCCCGTCACGGCGCAGATCACGGGCACGCGCGACTCGACCGCCATTTCCCTGTCGCGCCGCAGCCTGATGCCCTTCCTGCGCCATCTGCACTACAGCCTGCATGTGCCCGCCTTCTGGGGCACGGACCGCTGGGGCTACTGGCTGATGGGCAGCGTGGCCCTGATCTGGCTGCTCGACAGCATGGTGGCGTTGTACCTGACCACGCCGCGCCGTTTGCGCCCGCGCGCGCACGACGAGGCGCCGCGCCACCGCGACGCCGCCGGCTGGTGGCAGCGCTGGAAACCGTCGTGGGTGGTGCGCTGGGCGGCCGGCGGCTACAAGCTCAACTTCGATCTGCACCGCGCGGGCGGCCTGTGGGTATGGATCATCCTCATCGTCGTCGCATTCACGTCGTTCTCGCTGAACCTGTACCGCGAAGTGTTTTACCCCGTCATGTCGCTCGTCTCGACCACCACGCCGGGTCCGTATGAAACGCAGACGCCGGCACCGTACGGCACGTATATCGAGCCCGCCATCGGCTTCGAGCAGGCGGTAGACATTGCCAAAAAACAAGCCGTGCAGCGCGGCATCACCACCCCTATCGGCGGCATTTATTACGGCGGCAATTATTCGTTCTACAACGTCTCCTTCTTCGACCCGGCCGACGAATTCGGCACGGCCGGCATGGGCCTGTCGAACCTGTACGTCGATGGCATGGACGGCACCATCATCGGCCAGCACAAGCCCTGGGAAGGCACGGCCGCCGACGTCTTCGTGCAACTGCAATTCCCGCTGCACTCGGGCCGCATCCTCGGCATGCCGGGGCGCATCATGATGTCCTTCATGGGCGTGATGGTGGCGATGCTGTCGGTGACGGGCATCGTCATCTGGGAACGCAAGCGGCGCTCGCGCCGGCTGCAGGCGAAGAAGGCCGTAAAACCCGCCTGA